From one Dysidea avara chromosome 9, odDysAvar1.4, whole genome shotgun sequence genomic stretch:
- the LOC136267665 gene encoding protein NLRC3-like, producing MANCLAKTPHLLQLYNNIIEEQEIRGFIEKFSSDTSISPLHSSPPLVDWLCKFMKRRYCNMRLKKQQEENDPWPPVKTKVYITLALMYQKDLQTREETVQTIFLRAKGDISDIPETLNSQKLTDIRQIFSSRYGNIPYSILIEGHPGIGKTTLVKEICVKWAEGKLLTSDKLLLLLLLRDPDVQRITNVQQLIQHFTQSNSKVTQLHSYLENNYGADVTLIIDGFDELSYELRKKSFFVELIQKINLPEARIVVTSRPNASACLHHIVDSRIEILGFDQTSRMEYAVEALLDCPFKLQKLQRHFQQYPNIDAICYIPLIMSIIVFLCMCHVEDLPPTASTMYQSFILHTICHYVKRTGKIADDEHINELEHLPQSIKQALEQLQKVAFDGLVKDQIVFTMDELPDVCRADPTCYGLLQSVECFCPHEIGTPAKSFNFLHLGIQEYFAAKYVATLPEDKVYSLLKWSFLVHNSSYSGNSDRFSNMWIMFCGITSGQYDCFKHYLSVFRQNNNDGDKLIVQHDASNSLTGPPDDNQQGSSSDHNTLTISQDILKDPVKVLYLFQCFQEAQDDKLCDMLSKSFDSGVIDLRYEKLLPHQTMSLGFFLSRSDRKWKELNLLACHIGDRGIILLHHYLCGDKINKQEIKTIDLSENSFTDVSSSLICDIITHRQPHTLKLDRNCFTCVRKISTAVTNTNMIKVLDISNNRLTAQKASAISNMMTCLENLNISRTGLGNGGVVTISEGITKTNTLRVLNISGNNMPTTGATAIANSLLHNTSLEVLIMNDNNISQNGATEIALAISDNKTLKKLSLYGNDTISKELAMIIMGSLHCNSSIITLVLPWRLKKSNNVNREVENINSKRRKCNMQELEVKY from the exons ATGGCCAACTGCTTAGCCAAGACTCCTCATCTCCTCCAACTGTACAACAACATCATCGAAGAGCAGGAAATCAGAGGATTTATTGAGAAATTCAGTAGTGATACATCAATCAGTCCACTACATTCCTCACCACCCT TGGTTGACTGGTTGTGTAAATTTATGAAGAGACGATACTGCAACATGAGACTTAAGAAACAACAAGAAGAAAATGACCCTTGGCCACCTGTTAAAACCAAAGTTTACATAACATTAGCACTGATGTATCAGAAAGACTTACAAACAAGGGAAGAAACTGTACAAACAATTTTCTTACGTGCAAAAGGAGATATTTCTGACATACCTGAAACACTGAACTCCCAAAAGTTGACAGACATCAGACAAATATTCAGCTCTCGATATGGCAACATTCCTTACAGTATCCTCATTGAGGGTCACCCTGGAATAGGAAAAACAACTCTTGTTAAGGAGATTTGTGTTAAATGGGCTGAGGGTAAGCTACTCACCTCTGACAAACTGCTACTCCTCCTGTTATTAAGAGATCCCGATGTACAGAGAATAACTAATGTACAGCAACTAATACAACACTTCACACAGTCAAACAGTAAAGTAACACAACTACACAGTTATTTAGAAAACAATTATGGAGCTGATGTCACCTTGATCATTGATGGTTTTGATGAACTGAGTTATGAACTACGTAAAAAATCATTTTTTGTTGAACTAATTCAAAAGATAAATTTACCTGAAGCTAGGATAGTGGTAACATCACGACCCAATGCTTCTGCTTGTCTTCATCACATTGTGGACAGTAGAATCGAAATTCTTGGATTTGACCAAACCAGCAGAATGGAGTATGCCGTTGAAGCTTTACTAGATTGTCCTTTTAAGCTGCAGAAGTTACAGAGGCATTTTCAACAATATCCAAATATTGATGCCATTTGTTACATTCCTTTAATAATGTCCATCATTGTATTTCTTTGTATGTGTCATGTAGAGGACCTTCCACCAACAGCTTCAACAATGTATCAAAGTTTTATCTTAcacacaatttgtcactatgtgaAGAGGACAGGGAAGATTGCTGATGATGAACACATCAACGAATTGGAACATTTACCACAGTCAATAAAACAGGCACTAGAACAACTACAAAAAGTGGCATTTGATGGTCTTGTAAAGGACCAAATAGTATTCACAATGGATGAGTTACCTGATGTATGCAGGGCTGATCCCACTTGTTATGGACTATTACAGTCTGTTGAATGTTTTTGTCCACATGAAATCGGTACTCCAGCTAAATCCTTCAACTTCCTACACTTGGGAATACAAGAATATTTTGCTGCCAAATATGTAGCAACCTTACCTGAGGATAAGGTGTACTCACTACTGAAGTGGTCATTTCTTGTTCATAATAGTAGCTATTCTGGTAACAGTGACCGCTTCTCAAACATGTGGATCATGTTTTGCGGTATAACCAGTGGACAGTATGATTGTTTCAAGCATTACTTGTCAGTGTTTAGACAGAATAATAATGATGGTGATAAACTAATAGTCCAACATGATGCCTCAAATTCTCTGACTGGACCACCTGATGATAATCAACAAGGGTCATCTTCTGATCATAACACTTTAACTATCTCACAAGACATCTTGAAGGACCCAGTGAAGGTTCTCTACTTGTTCCAATGTTTCCAAGAGGCCCAGGATGACAAGTTGTGTGACATGTTGTCTAAATCATTTGACAGTGGAGTCATTGACCTCAGGTATGAGAAACTCTTACCACACCAGACAATGTCCCTAGGATTCTTTCTATCAAGATCAGACAGGAAATGGAAGGAACTTAATTTGCTGGCATGTCACATTGGAGATCGTGGTATCATCCTTCTACACCACTACCTTTGTGGAGATAAAATAAACAAGCAAGAAATAAAAACAATTGATCTTAGTGAAAACAGCTTCACTGATGTATCATCATCTCTCATTTGTGACATCATCACTCACCGTCAGCCACATACTCTGAAATTAGATAGAAATTGTTTTACTTGTGTGAGGAAGATTTCCACTGCAGTAACAAACACTAACATGATCAAAGTATTAGATATTTCGAACAATCGCCTCACTGCCCAAAAAGCATCGGCTATATCTAATATGATGACTTGTTTGGAGAATTTAAATATCAGTAGAACCGGTCTTGGTAATGGTGGAGTTGTGACAATATCAGAAGGCATAACAAAAACCAATACGCTGAGAGTATTAAACATCAGTGGGAATAATATGCCAACCACAGGAGCTACAGCAATTGCAAACAGCTTACTGCACAATACCTCACTGGAGGTACTGATCATGAATGACAATAATATAAGTCAAAATGGAGCAACAGAAATTGCTCTAGCTATTTCTGATAACAAGACACTAAAGAAACTTTCACTGTATGGTAATGACACAATAAGCAAAGAGTTAGCCATGATAATAATGGGGAGCCTACACTGTAACAGTTCTATCATTACATTGGTACTTCCATGGAGACTAAAGAAGAGCAATAATGTGAACAGAGAAGTTGAAAACATCAATAGTAAGAGAAGAAAATGTAATATGCAAGAATTAGAGGTTAAATACTAA